The segment CATTTATTATAGTATCTTTAACTTCATCAAGCACATCAGCACCATGTCTTAAATCCTTAGCTTCACCTTGAAAGTTTCCCCATGGATTATGAATCATCAATATTGAAGTTGGAGACATTAATATTTCATCTCCTGCCATGGCTATAACAGAAGCAGCTGAAATTGCAACACCATCTATTTTTACTTTAACCTTACCCTTGTGTTCCTTTAATGCTGTGTAAATTCTTGAAGCAGCGTATACATCTCCGCCATAGGAATTGACCCACACATTTATGTCTTTACCTTTGTACTGAGCAAGTTCAGCCATAAATCCCTTTGGAGTCACATTCTCAACTCCAAATAGCATAGACCAAAAGTCATCATCCATAGCAATATCCCCATCAATCCTAAGTTCTATCTCCTCCTCATTTTCTTCACTGTTTTTAAAATTCCAAAATGGCATCTTATCGCTTCCCTCCACTAATTAAGTTAAATACTTCTTCCCTTAGCGCCTTAATCTGTTCTTCTTCTTTTCCTGCTTCACCCATATTGAGAGGCTCCAAATAAATATCTCCATTAGGTATTGGATTCATGTTTTCAAGTCTTCTTATATCATTAACAGATAACCATCCCCACTGTCTTCCTTGGGCATAAGCTTCATATCTAGATTTAATATCTCCACGAAGTAGTCCACTAATATTAAACTCAAAATATCTGTTTTTTCTTCTTGATTCCTTTGATAATAGCTGCAAGTTTAAGTTCTCCTCCCAACGCTTAAACCAAGGGAGCATAGTGTAAACTATAAACTCAAGACTTTGGTGTTCAATATTGTTATTAGTAGATCTTGTTAAATCCTGCACCAAGTGAAGAGGCATTCTAAAAATTCTACACACATCTTCTATTCTGAATCTCTTAGATTCTAAAAACTGTGCATCTGTAAGCTTCATGGTTATTTCCTTAAACTGTCCTCCACCTTCAAGTATCATTGGAACTCCTGCATTAGAAAGTCCTGTGTAGTTTTTCTTAATATCCTTTTTAAGTCTTTGAAAGGCTTCATCTCCAAGCTCATTAGGATACTGAAATATTCCACTGGTTGAGGCCCTGTTGTGATAAAAGTTCCTTTCAAACTTATCCTGAGATAATCCAATATCAATAGTAAGTGCTGCATAACTAAGCGGTGTTATTCCTATATAACCATCTAAAGTAAGTCCAGGAATATGAAGTATTTCGTCTCTTGTTTTTGGTTCTTGTTTTCCATCTATAAAATAAAGGAGCCTTCCTGTAGCTTTATCTATATCAATTCTTACTCTATCCCATGATATAGGTCTAAGCTCTAAAAGCTCTCCATGCATATTAAAAACCTTTTGTGCTATAAAGTTTCCACCAAGGTTTATATTTGTCATTCCAAACTCTTTAAATTGAACTGGTGTCATCTCTGCATTTGGTGCATAATGAAGCAAGTCATATTCAGCAGTATCTGTAACTTGATGTCTATTCCCCTTATCATCTTTCTCATAAAGAAGTAATGGACAGCTTGCCAAGGTTTCAGATAAAACTCTATTACAGGCAAACACAGCTGAAAAACTCATAGCTGTATCTGTATCAATTCTTAAATTGTTATCTGTAGGAACTTCTTCTCCACTTAAAAAGTCCTCAGAATATTTCTGAAGAACTTCAAATAGTGCATTTTGTGGAGTCATAAATAATTTCACTCTATCTCTAAATTTCAAAGCAACACCTCCTAATCCAGTAGACTTCTCATACCACGTTTTTCGTAGATATTTTCCTTCATTTCTTTTCTGACTGCTCTATCTAAAGCCATAATAAGTGCTACCACACCATCTATTTTTTCAGTGGATTTTTCTTTATCAGGCTTTATGTTTCCAGCAGGATCAGTTCTAACATATACGTTATCCATCATCCAAGATAAAACTGGATGTCCTCCATGTGCTATCTTCTGCTCTAAGGTCACTTTCATAAGCTCTTTAGTTGGTGGACTCATATCCTTGTAACCCTGACCAAAAGGAACCACTGTAAAGCCTAATCCTTCAAGGTTCTGAACCATCTGCACGGCTCCCCAGCGGTCAAAGGCTATTTGTTTTATGTTATATTTCTTCCCTAAATCCTCTATAAAGCTTTCAATAAATCCGTAGTGAATAACATTTCCTTCTGTAGTTTTAAGAAAGCCTTGTTTTGCCCATACATCATAAGGAACATGGTCACGTCTAACTCTTAGCTTTAAGTTTTCTTCTGGTATCCAAAAGTAAGGAAGCACATAATATTTATCATCCTCAGCTGTTGGTGGAAAAATTAACACAAAAGCTGTTATATCATTGGTGCTTGAAAGGTCAAGTCCACCATAGCATTCTCTGCCTTTTAGCTTTTCAGGGTTAACTTCAAAAGAGCATTTATCCCATATGTCCATAGGCATCCATCTTACTGATTGCTTTACCCATTGATTTAATCTAAGCTGACGGAAGATGTTTTCTTCAGCTGGATTTTCCTTTGCACTATTAAAAGCATCTCTAACCTTTTCAATAGGTATGGTATGCCCAAGTGAAGGATTAGCTTTGTACCAATTCTCCTCTAAGCTCCAATCTTCTTCATCCTTTGTTCCATATATAACTGGATAAAAAGTAGGATCATTCTTTTTGCCTCTTAAAATATCCTCAGCTTTTTGATGCACCTCATAACATATTGAATTTCTATCAGTTCCAGCGGTAGTAATTAAAAAGAACAGTGGCTGCATTCTTGCATCTCCACTGCCCTTTGTCATAACATCAAATAATTCTCTATTTGGCTGTGCATGAAGTTCATCAAATATAACCCCGTGAACATTAAGCCCATGCTTTGAAAATGCCTCTGAGGATAAAACTTGATAATAGCTTCCTGTAGGCATATATACTAATCTCTTTTGAGATATTATAGGCTTTATTCTTTTCTTAAGTGCTGGGCATTGGTCTACCATATCTACAG is part of the Haloimpatiens sp. FM7315 genome and harbors:
- a CDS encoding phage portal protein; protein product: MKFRDRVKLFMTPQNALFEVLQKYSEDFLSGEEVPTDNNLRIDTDTAMSFSAVFACNRVLSETLASCPLLLYEKDDKGNRHQVTDTAEYDLLHYAPNAEMTPVQFKEFGMTNINLGGNFIAQKVFNMHGELLELRPISWDRVRIDIDKATGRLLYFIDGKQEPKTRDEILHIPGLTLDGYIGITPLSYAALTIDIGLSQDKFERNFYHNRASTSGIFQYPNELGDEAFQRLKKDIKKNYTGLSNAGVPMILEGGGQFKEITMKLTDAQFLESKRFRIEDVCRIFRMPLHLVQDLTRSTNNNIEHQSLEFIVYTMLPWFKRWEENLNLQLLSKESRRKNRYFEFNISGLLRGDIKSRYEAYAQGRQWGWLSVNDIRRLENMNPIPNGDIYLEPLNMGEAGKEEEQIKALREEVFNLISGGKR
- a CDS encoding head maturation protease, ClpP-related, which codes for MPFWNFKNSEENEEEIELRIDGDIAMDDDFWSMLFGVENVTPKGFMAELAQYKGKDINVWVNSYGGDVYAASRIYTALKEHKGKVKVKIDGVAISAASVIAMAGDEILMSPTSILMIHNPWGNFQGEAKDLRHGADVLDEVKDTIINAYQLKTKKSRAKISQMMDEETWMSAKKAVSEGFVDGMLYTENKEDSDTEPVENSFMFSRFAIQNSVNNRTRDFIKQYNQRFKETHKDEEKIELLKSKLALECEL
- a CDS encoding terminase large subunit, yielding MFDAMKAERAVRFINNLKHTKGVWHGVPFDLLPWQDKIITDIFGTVKDNGFRQYNTAYVEIPKKNGKSEIAAAVALYLTCADNEWGAEVYGCAADRAQASIVFDVAVDMVDQCPALKKRIKPIISQKRLVYMPTGSYYQVLSSEAFSKHGLNVHGVIFDELHAQPNRELFDVMTKGSGDARMQPLFFLITTAGTDRNSICYEVHQKAEDILRGKKNDPTFYPVIYGTKDEEDWSLEENWYKANPSLGHTIPIEKVRDAFNSAKENPAEENIFRQLRLNQWVKQSVRWMPMDIWDKCSFEVNPEKLKGRECYGGLDLSSTNDITAFVLIFPPTAEDDKYYVLPYFWIPEENLKLRVRRDHVPYDVWAKQGFLKTTEGNVIHYGFIESFIEDLGKKYNIKQIAFDRWGAVQMVQNLEGLGFTVVPFGQGYKDMSPPTKELMKVTLEQKIAHGGHPVLSWMMDNVYVRTDPAGNIKPDKEKSTEKIDGVVALIMALDRAVRKEMKENIYEKRGMRSLLD